The following coding sequences lie in one Streptomyces sp. NBC_00510 genomic window:
- a CDS encoding nitrate- and nitrite sensing domain-containing protein, which produces MRFRGTTIRRKIVALLLIPLVSLTAIWAFAATVTGRQVWGLFGVEQTVNALGYPVEDSIQALQQERRSAMLYLADPRRSDARGTLLARERETDKVIARLRGNAASGANRDRLAPDALRRLDLVVREFGGLETLRDKVGKGTIGRNDAFAAYSGLFDPAYAFLDSLNPLNNVAIDKQGRALIQVTRAREAISQEDALMVAAIAAGRMSAAEMRSFTFAVAEQRAYYADNLHLLTADERALYDAYWAGPSGRALRAAEDAVISAGASGAPQAADRASWQTTATTALTDLDRLGVEAGDLHKKRAEPIGMRLVATAAVAGGLGLIAVIASVIVSVRVGRGLIRDLSRLRKEAQEVSGTRLPRVMRRLAAGEEVDVETEAPRLDYSDDEVGQVGKAVNTLQRAAVEAAVRQSEMRRGVSEVFVNLARRSQVLLHRQLTLLDAMERRTEDPQELADLFRLDHMTTRMRRHAEGLVILSGAVPSRQWRKPVQLMDVVRAAVAEVEDYERVDVRRLPRLAVTGHGVADLTHLIAELIENATVFSPPHTSVQVHGESVANGFVLEIDDRGLGLTPDAMLEANLRLAETPEFELSDTDRLGLFVVSRLAQRQGVRVSLRQSPYGGTTAVVFVPASLLTEPGEDQPDEPLDEPLEEAAVAAVVEARAPGEPDEPRVAPMSAATEHSFRQWGLVPEPDEEPREHRPHVPETVGTPALTAAPDAVPGDAPTVLPRRRRTPVLVAENGRPVGEAPRPADPAPQEEPAGAGLPRRVRQASLAPQLRSDSTTQTRSAATGGADDDGGHERSPEEVRDRMASLQRGWLRGRADTADDLGTDGTDDVRPTDRPGTTPAEPGGDSATRSTTEGTGP; this is translated from the coding sequence ATGCGCTTTCGCGGTACGACGATCCGGCGGAAGATCGTGGCACTGCTGCTCATTCCGCTGGTGTCCCTCACGGCCATCTGGGCCTTCGCCGCAACTGTGACGGGGCGTCAGGTCTGGGGCCTCTTCGGCGTCGAGCAGACCGTCAACGCACTCGGCTACCCGGTCGAGGACAGCATCCAGGCGCTCCAGCAGGAACGTCGTTCCGCCATGCTCTACTTGGCCGATCCTCGCCGTTCCGACGCCCGTGGGACCCTGCTCGCCCGCGAGCGCGAGACGGACAAGGTGATCGCCCGGCTGCGCGGCAACGCGGCCTCCGGCGCCAACCGGGACCGGCTGGCCCCCGACGCACTGCGCCGGCTCGACCTGGTCGTCCGCGAGTTCGGCGGTCTGGAGACGCTGCGCGACAAGGTCGGCAAGGGCACCATCGGCCGCAACGACGCCTTCGCCGCGTACAGCGGCCTCTTCGACCCGGCCTACGCGTTCCTGGACTCGCTGAACCCGCTCAACAACGTCGCCATCGACAAGCAGGGCCGCGCCCTCATCCAGGTCACCCGGGCCCGCGAGGCGATCAGCCAGGAGGACGCCCTCATGGTGGCGGCCATCGCGGCGGGCCGCATGAGCGCCGCCGAGATGCGCTCCTTCACCTTCGCCGTCGCCGAGCAGCGTGCCTACTACGCCGACAACCTCCACCTGCTGACCGCCGACGAGCGCGCCCTCTACGACGCGTACTGGGCGGGGCCCTCCGGCCGCGCCCTGCGCGCCGCCGAGGACGCGGTCATCTCCGCGGGCGCGTCCGGCGCGCCCCAGGCCGCCGACCGCGCGTCCTGGCAGACCACGGCCACCACCGCGCTGACCGACCTGGACCGCCTGGGCGTCGAGGCGGGCGACCTGCACAAGAAGCGCGCCGAACCGATCGGGATGCGGCTGGTCGCCACCGCCGCGGTCGCCGGCGGCCTCGGCCTGATCGCCGTCATCGCCTCCGTCATCGTCTCCGTACGCGTCGGCCGCGGCCTGATCCGCGACCTGTCCCGGCTCCGCAAGGAGGCCCAGGAGGTCTCCGGCACCCGGCTGCCGCGCGTCATGCGCCGTCTCGCCGCGGGCGAGGAGGTCGACGTGGAGACCGAGGCGCCGCGGCTGGACTACTCCGACGACGAGGTCGGCCAGGTCGGCAAGGCCGTCAACACCCTGCAACGGGCGGCCGTCGAGGCCGCCGTGCGCCAGTCCGAGATGCGCCGCGGCGTCTCCGAGGTCTTCGTCAACCTCGCCCGTCGCAGCCAGGTGCTGCTGCACCGCCAGCTCACCCTGCTGGACGCCATGGAGCGGCGCACCGAGGACCCGCAGGAACTCGCCGACCTCTTCCGCCTCGACCACATGACCACCCGCATGCGCCGCCACGCCGAGGGCCTGGTGATCCTCTCCGGCGCCGTGCCGTCCCGGCAGTGGCGCAAGCCGGTGCAGCTGATGGACGTGGTGCGGGCGGCCGTCGCCGAGGTCGAGGACTACGAGCGGGTCGACGTGCGCCGGCTGCCGCGGCTCGCCGTCACCGGTCACGGCGTCGCCGACCTCACCCACCTCATCGCCGAGCTCATCGAGAACGCCACCGTGTTCTCGCCGCCGCACACCAGCGTCCAGGTGCACGGCGAGTCCGTCGCCAACGGCTTCGTCCTGGAGATCGACGACCGCGGCCTAGGGCTCACCCCCGACGCCATGCTGGAGGCGAACCTCCGCCTCGCCGAGACCCCCGAGTTCGAGCTCTCCGACACCGACCGGCTCGGGCTGTTCGTCGTCAGCCGGCTGGCCCAGCGCCAGGGCGTCCGCGTCTCGCTGCGCCAGTCCCCGTACGGCGGCACCACGGCCGTGGTGTTCGTCCCGGCGTCGCTCCTCACCGAGCCCGGCGAGGACCAGCCGGACGAGCCCCTGGACGAGCCCCTCGAAGAGGCCGCCGTGGCGGCCGTCGTGGAGGCCCGGGCGCCGGGCGAGCCGGACGAACCGCGGGTCGCGCCGATGTCGGCCGCCACCGAGCACAGCTTCCGTCAGTGGGGCCTGGTCCCGGAGCCGGACGAGGAGCCGCGCGAGCACCGGCCGCACGTGCCGGAGACCGTGGGGACGCCGGCGCTGACGGCCGCACCCGACGCGGTACCGGGCGACGCGCCCACGGTCCTGCCACGTCGCCGCCGCACCCCGGTCCTGGTCGCAGAGAACGGCCGGCCGGTCGGCGAGGCGCCGCGGCCCGCCGACCCCGCACCGCAGGAGGAGCCCGCCGGCGCGGGACTGCCCCGCCGGGTCCGCCAGGCCAGCCTCGCCCCGCAGCTGCGCAGCGACTCGACCACCCAGACCCGTAGCGCCGCCACCGGCGGCGCGGACGACGACGGCGGGCACGAACGCTCGCCCGAGGAGGTGCGCGACCGCATGGCCTCACTGCAGCGAGGATGGCTGCGTGGCCGCGCGGACACCGCCGACGACCTCGGCACCGACGGCACCGACGACGTCCGCCCCACCGACCGCCCGGGAACCACCCCGGCGGAGCCAGGGGGCGACAGCGCAACCAGATCCACCACGGAGGGGACCGGTCCATGA
- a CDS encoding roadblock/LC7 domain-containing protein: MTAPSSPTRELSWLLDELVGRVASIRKALVLSSDGLATGASEGLTREDAEHLAAVASGFHSLAKGVGRHFEAGKVRQTLVELDEAFLFVTAAGDGSCLAVLADADSDVGQVAYEMALLVKRVGVHLATAPRTDDDDDAARAV, translated from the coding sequence ATGACCGCACCATCGAGCCCGACCCGCGAGCTCAGCTGGCTTCTCGACGAACTCGTCGGCCGCGTGGCCAGCATCCGCAAGGCGCTGGTGCTCTCCAGCGACGGGCTGGCCACCGGCGCGTCCGAGGGCCTGACCCGTGAGGACGCCGAGCACCTCGCCGCCGTCGCCTCCGGCTTCCACAGCCTCGCCAAGGGCGTCGGTCGGCACTTCGAGGCCGGCAAGGTCCGGCAGACCCTCGTGGAGCTGGACGAGGCCTTCCTGTTCGTCACCGCCGCGGGTGACGGCAGCTGCCTGGCCGTGCTCGCCGACGCCGACTCCGACGTCGGTCAGGTCGCCTACGAGATGGCGCTGCTGGTGAAGCGGGTCGGCGTGCACCTCGCGACCGCCCCGCGGACCGACGACGACGATGACGCGGCGCGGGCGGTGTGA
- a CDS encoding DUF742 domain-containing protein translates to MTSEADRWYDDDAGPVVRPYAMTRGRTSHAAEARLDLIALVVAESRSADDDADVDRTLSPEHLDIVELCREQPMSVAELAADLDLPVGVVRVLIGDVLESGLVHVSRPVPPAELPDAGLLRDVIDRLRAL, encoded by the coding sequence ATGACTTCCGAAGCGGACCGCTGGTACGACGACGACGCCGGGCCCGTGGTGCGGCCGTACGCCATGACACGCGGCCGTACCAGCCACGCCGCGGAGGCCCGGCTCGACCTGATCGCCCTGGTGGTCGCCGAGTCGCGCAGCGCGGACGACGACGCCGACGTCGACCGCACCCTGTCGCCCGAGCACCTCGACATCGTCGAACTCTGCCGGGAGCAGCCGATGTCGGTCGCCGAGCTGGCGGCCGACCTCGACCTGCCCGTGGGCGTCGTCCGGGTGCTCATCGGCGACGTCCTGGAGTCCGGGCTGGTCCACGTCAGCCGGCCCGTCCCACCGGCGGAGCTGCCCGACGCGGGGCTGCTCCGCGACGTGATCGACCGCCTGCGCGCGCTCTGA
- a CDS encoding ATP/GTP-binding protein yields the protein MAFGRSERRPSPVEPVTLKILVAGGFGVGKTTLVGAVSEIRPLRTEETLSEVGRPVDDTAGVEAKRTTTVAMDFGRITLRDDLVLYLFGTPGQDRFWFLWDELAQGALGAVVLADTRRLEDCFSAIDYFERRGIPFAVAVNAFDGAERHPAETVRDALDLDPEVPLVTCDARDRASAKKVLITVVEHAAQVAGDRRAAAAN from the coding sequence ATGGCCTTCGGACGCTCTGAACGCCGTCCCTCCCCCGTCGAGCCCGTCACGCTGAAGATCCTGGTGGCGGGCGGCTTCGGCGTGGGCAAGACCACGCTCGTCGGCGCGGTCAGCGAGATCCGCCCGCTGCGCACCGAGGAGACGCTGAGCGAGGTCGGCCGGCCCGTCGACGACACCGCGGGCGTCGAGGCCAAGCGCACCACCACCGTGGCCATGGACTTCGGCCGGATCACCCTCCGCGACGACCTCGTGCTCTACCTGTTCGGCACGCCGGGCCAGGACCGCTTCTGGTTCCTGTGGGACGAGCTGGCGCAGGGCGCCCTGGGGGCGGTCGTCCTCGCGGACACCCGGCGCCTGGAGGACTGCTTCTCCGCGATCGACTACTTCGAGCGCCGCGGCATCCCCTTCGCCGTGGCCGTCAACGCCTTCGACGGGGCCGAGCGGCACCCTGCCGAGACGGTGCGCGACGCACTCGACCTCGACCCCGAGGTGCCGCTGGTGACGTGCGACGCGCGGGACCGCGCCTCGGCGAAGAAGGTGCTCATCACCGTGGTCGAGCACGCGGCCCAGGTGGCCGGCGACCGCCGGGCGGCCGCCGCCAACTGA
- the glpK gene encoding glycerol kinase GlpK produces MTETSDQATRYVAAIDQGTTSSRCIVFDSGGSIVALDQREHRQIFPKPGWVEHDATEIWSKVQAVVAGALAKARLRADQLSALGITNQRETTVLWDRTTGRPVHNAIVWQDTRTAALCDRLGGQDGQDRFRESTGLPLASYFSGPKAAWLLDNVPGLRRRAENGEIAFGTIDSWLIWNLTGGTEGGVHVTDVTNASRTMLMNLESLEWDPAILAAMNVPEAVLPEIRSSSEVYGTAVGQLGGVPVASALGDQQAAIFGQACYGTGDAKNTYGTGSFLLLNTGNRPVPSKNGLLTTMGYRLGGQAPVYCLEGSIAITGALVQWFRDSLGIITAADEIEALAASVPDNGGAYIVPAFSGLFAPYWRSDARGVITGLTRYVTKAHLARAVLEATSWQTREVVDAMYQDSGVHITGLKVDGGMTSNNLLMQHQADVLGVPVVRPRISETTALGAAYAAGLATGVWDGLDTLKAHWQKDAEWQPRMDEKTREKEYRRWKKAVERSFGWQDEDEDDGPVPAAGG; encoded by the coding sequence ATGACCGAAACCTCCGACCAGGCGACCCGATACGTGGCCGCCATCGACCAGGGAACGACCTCCAGCCGCTGCATCGTCTTCGACTCCGGCGGGTCGATCGTGGCGCTCGACCAGCGCGAGCACCGCCAGATCTTCCCCAAGCCGGGCTGGGTGGAGCACGACGCCACCGAGATCTGGTCCAAGGTGCAGGCCGTGGTGGCGGGTGCGCTCGCCAAGGCCCGGCTGCGCGCGGACCAGCTCAGCGCACTCGGCATCACCAACCAGCGTGAGACGACCGTGCTGTGGGACCGCACCACCGGCCGCCCGGTGCACAACGCGATCGTGTGGCAGGACACCCGCACCGCCGCGCTGTGCGACCGGCTCGGCGGCCAGGACGGCCAGGACCGCTTCCGCGAGTCCACCGGACTGCCGCTGGCCAGCTACTTCTCCGGTCCCAAGGCGGCCTGGCTGCTGGACAACGTGCCGGGGCTGCGCCGCCGCGCGGAGAACGGCGAGATCGCCTTCGGCACCATCGACTCCTGGCTGATCTGGAACCTGACGGGCGGCACGGAGGGCGGCGTCCACGTCACGGACGTCACCAACGCGAGCCGCACGATGCTGATGAACCTGGAGTCGCTGGAGTGGGACCCGGCGATCCTCGCCGCGATGAACGTCCCCGAGGCCGTCCTCCCGGAGATCCGATCCTCCTCCGAGGTGTACGGCACGGCGGTCGGCCAGCTGGGCGGCGTGCCCGTGGCCTCGGCCCTCGGCGACCAGCAGGCCGCGATCTTCGGCCAGGCCTGCTACGGGACGGGCGACGCCAAGAACACCTACGGGACGGGCAGCTTCCTGCTGCTCAACACCGGGAACCGGCCCGTGCCGTCGAAGAACGGCCTGCTCACCACGATGGGCTACCGGCTGGGCGGACAGGCGCCGGTCTACTGCCTGGAGGGGTCGATCGCCATCACCGGCGCCCTGGTGCAGTGGTTCCGCGACAGCCTCGGCATCATCACCGCGGCGGACGAGATCGAGGCGCTCGCGGCGAGCGTCCCGGACAACGGGGGCGCGTACATCGTCCCCGCCTTCTCCGGGCTCTTCGCCCCGTACTGGCGCTCCGACGCCCGCGGCGTGATCACCGGCCTGACCCGGTACGTCACCAAGGCGCACCTGGCGCGTGCGGTGCTGGAGGCGACCAGCTGGCAGACCCGCGAGGTCGTCGACGCGATGTACCAGGACTCCGGCGTGCACATCACCGGGCTCAAGGTCGACGGCGGCATGACGTCCAACAACCTGCTGATGCAGCACCAGGCTGACGTGCTGGGCGTCCCGGTGGTACGGCCGCGGATCTCCGAGACCACGGCGCTGGGCGCGGCCTACGCCGCGGGGCTCGCCACCGGCGTGTGGGACGGGCTGGACACGCTCAAGGCGCACTGGCAGAAGGACGCCGAATGGCAGCCGCGGATGGACGAGAAGACCCGTGAGAAGGAGTACCGCCGCTGGAAGAAGGCGGTCGAGCGGAGCTTCGGCTGGCAGGACGAGGACGAGGACGACGGCCCCGTGCCGGCGGCGGGGGGCTGA
- a CDS encoding aquaporin family protein, with product MYSNGDVFVGEIIGTAILILFGAGVVAGVLLHHSKARASGWIVISFGWGLAVLAGAYTAGPLSGGQLNPAVTFGVAISSGKWNQVPFYLAGQIIGAMLGAVLCWLVYYGQFAANRAEETRQPTLAVFSTVPEIRVWWQNLITEAIATMGLVLPILAFGLSKGLGETGTGTLIVALLVTGIGLSLGGPTGYAINPARDLGPRIVHSVLPIPFKGTSDWAYAWIPVAGPLIGGALSGLIYNVAFK from the coding sequence ATGTATTCCAACGGAGACGTCTTTGTCGGCGAGATCATCGGAACGGCGATCCTGATCCTGTTCGGCGCCGGCGTGGTGGCCGGGGTGCTCCTCCACCACTCGAAGGCCCGGGCATCCGGGTGGATCGTCATCTCGTTCGGCTGGGGCCTCGCGGTCCTGGCCGGCGCGTACACCGCCGGCCCGCTGTCCGGCGGGCAGCTGAACCCCGCCGTGACCTTCGGCGTCGCCATCAGCTCGGGCAAGTGGAACCAGGTGCCGTTCTACCTCGCCGGGCAGATCATCGGCGCGATGCTGGGCGCCGTCCTGTGCTGGCTGGTGTACTACGGCCAGTTCGCGGCGAACCGCGCCGAGGAGACCCGTCAGCCCACGCTCGCCGTCTTCTCCACCGTCCCCGAGATCCGCGTCTGGTGGCAGAACCTGATCACGGAGGCGATCGCCACCATGGGTCTCGTCCTGCCGATCCTGGCCTTCGGCCTCAGCAAGGGCCTCGGCGAGACCGGCACCGGCACCCTGATCGTGGCCCTGCTCGTGACCGGCATCGGGCTCTCCCTGGGTGGTCCCACCGGCTACGCCATCAACCCGGCCCGCGACCTCGGGCCGCGCATCGTCCACTCCGTCCTGCCGATCCCGTTCAAGGGCACCTCCGACTGGGCGTACGCCTGGATCCCGGTGGCCGGCCCGCTGATCGGCGGTGCACTGTCCGGTCTCATCTACAACGTCGCGTTCAAGTGA
- a CDS encoding lipid-transfer protein: protein MSHDVAVLGVGMHPWGKWGRPFTRYGVAAARAALADAGLDWRDVGLVVGADTVRGGYPGYVAGAAFAQALGWQGARVASVYAACASGAQALDTARARILAGLVDTALVVGADAAPKGFFAPAGGDRPVDPDWLRFRVLGATNPTYFGLYARRRMALHGDTPEDFAQVKVKNAAAGAANPLARYRTPVTAAEVAASPVVADPLRLLDICATSDGGAAVVLSSLDFARRRATADPVRIRAVSTVTPVYPRTVPDLPDIATDSALAAAPRDPASGFRAAVARAAYEEAGIGPEDLDLAEVYDLSTALELDWYEDLGLCPPGGAVKLLRDGATSLGGRIPVNPSGGLASFGEAVPAQALAQVCELTWQLRGRSGPRQVTGARVGVTANQGLFGHGSSVVVIR from the coding sequence ATGAGCCATGACGTGGCCGTGCTCGGCGTCGGCATGCACCCCTGGGGCAAGTGGGGCCGCCCCTTCACCCGGTACGGGGTCGCGGCGGCGCGCGCCGCGCTCGCCGACGCCGGGCTGGACTGGCGGGACGTCGGACTGGTCGTCGGCGCGGACACGGTGCGCGGCGGCTACCCCGGCTACGTGGCCGGGGCGGCCTTCGCCCAGGCGCTGGGCTGGCAGGGCGCCCGCGTGGCCAGCGTCTACGCCGCCTGCGCCTCCGGGGCCCAGGCACTCGACACCGCCCGGGCCCGTATCCTCGCCGGCCTCGTGGACACCGCCCTGGTCGTCGGCGCGGACGCGGCCCCCAAGGGCTTCTTCGCGCCCGCCGGGGGCGACCGGCCCGTCGACCCGGACTGGCTGCGCTTCCGCGTGCTCGGGGCCACCAACCCCACCTACTTCGGGCTGTACGCGCGCCGCCGCATGGCCCTGCACGGCGACACTCCCGAGGACTTCGCCCAGGTCAAGGTGAAGAACGCGGCCGCCGGCGCCGCCAACCCGCTCGCCCGCTACCGGACGCCGGTCACGGCCGCGGAAGTGGCGGCCTCCCCCGTCGTCGCCGACCCGCTGCGGCTGCTCGACATCTGCGCCACCTCCGACGGGGGCGCCGCCGTCGTCCTGTCCAGCCTGGACTTCGCCCGGCGCCGCGCGACGGCGGATCCGGTGCGGATCCGCGCGGTCTCCACCGTCACCCCGGTCTATCCGCGCACGGTGCCCGACCTCCCCGACATCGCCACCGACTCCGCCCTCGCCGCCGCACCCCGGGACCCGGCCAGCGGTTTCCGGGCGGCCGTCGCCCGCGCCGCGTACGAGGAGGCCGGCATCGGTCCCGAGGACCTGGACCTGGCGGAGGTGTACGACCTGTCGACGGCGCTGGAGCTGGACTGGTACGAGGACCTCGGCCTGTGCCCGCCGGGCGGCGCGGTGAAGCTGCTGCGCGACGGGGCCACGTCGCTCGGGGGGCGGATTCCGGTCAATCCCAGCGGCGGTCTGGCCTCCTTCGGGGAGGCCGTGCCCGCCCAGGCGCTCGCGCAGGTGTGCGAGCTGACCTGGCAGTTGCGCGGCCGGTCCGGGCCCCGGCAGGTCACCGGGGCCCGCGTGGGGGTGACGGCGAACCAAGGCCTGTTCGGGCACGGCTCGTCGGTGGTCGTAATCAGGTGA
- a CDS encoding zinc ribbon domain-containing protein has protein sequence MVTGWFTHDTADEDGFRLLGTRCRGCGAVFFPREDHTCRNPACDGAEGDLEEVPLSRRGRVWSYTDARYRPPAPYLSDPSRPWEPRALVAVELTAERMIVLGQAAPGTGVADLAVGMEVELVPGVLYEDAEHTWTTWHWRPVGGGR, from the coding sequence GTGGTGACGGGCTGGTTCACACACGACACGGCGGACGAGGACGGCTTCCGGCTGCTCGGCACCCGGTGCCGCGGCTGCGGCGCGGTGTTCTTCCCCCGCGAGGACCACACCTGCCGCAACCCGGCCTGCGACGGCGCCGAAGGGGACCTGGAGGAGGTCCCGCTGTCGCGGCGGGGCCGCGTCTGGTCGTACACCGACGCCCGCTACCGCCCGCCCGCCCCCTACCTCTCCGACCCCTCACGCCCCTGGGAACCCCGCGCCCTGGTGGCGGTGGAACTGACGGCGGAACGGATGATCGTGCTCGGGCAGGCCGCACCCGGGACGGGCGTGGCCGATCTGGCCGTCGGCATGGAGGTCGAGCTGGTGCCCGGCGTGCTCTACGAGGACGCGGAGCACACCTGGACCACCTGGCACTGGCGTCCCGTGGGAGGCGGACGATGA
- a CDS encoding NUDIX domain-containing protein, translated as MADRQGEDAFLAAYDPRAFEPIAVTVDVVALTLRQGALHVLLVRRGGPPYEGAWALPGGFVQAGRESLDEAAARELAEETGLDAARGLGRVHLEQLGSYGRPDRDPRMHVVSVAYLAFAPDLPEARAGSDAAAAEWVPVEALAPQAKPDAATARPKEQDRPAGIHGGGSGRRSGQAQGLAADLAFDHGTILAEGLDRARAKIEYTPLATAFLGEEFTVTELRSVYEAVWGRTLHAGNFHRKVLSVPGFVESTGTTAGRGGSKGGPRARLYRAGDARLLHPALLRPDREDSVR; from the coding sequence ATGGCGGACCGGCAGGGTGAGGACGCGTTCCTCGCCGCCTATGACCCGCGAGCCTTCGAGCCCATCGCCGTGACCGTCGACGTCGTCGCCCTGACGCTGCGTCAAGGGGCCCTGCACGTCCTGCTGGTGCGCCGCGGCGGCCCGCCGTACGAAGGTGCCTGGGCACTGCCCGGCGGATTCGTCCAGGCCGGACGCGAGTCCCTGGACGAGGCCGCGGCCCGTGAACTGGCCGAGGAGACCGGGCTCGACGCGGCACGCGGCCTCGGCCGCGTCCACCTCGAACAGCTCGGCTCCTACGGCCGCCCCGACCGCGACCCGCGCATGCACGTCGTCTCCGTCGCCTACCTCGCCTTCGCCCCGGACCTCCCCGAGGCGCGGGCCGGCAGCGACGCCGCGGCGGCCGAGTGGGTCCCGGTCGAGGCACTCGCACCGCAGGCGAAACCGGACGCCGCCACCGCGCGTCCCAAGGAGCAGGACCGGCCGGCCGGGATCCACGGGGGTGGTTCCGGCCGCCGGTCCGGCCAGGCGCAAGGCCTCGCCGCCGACCTCGCCTTCGACCACGGCACGATCCTCGCCGAAGGCCTCGACCGGGCCCGCGCCAAGATCGAGTACACCCCGCTGGCCACCGCCTTCCTCGGCGAGGAGTTCACCGTCACCGAGCTCCGCTCGGTCTACGAGGCGGTCTGGGGCCGCACCCTGCACGCAGGGAACTTCCACCGCAAGGTCCTGTCGGTGCCGGGCTTCGTCGAGTCCACCGGCACCACCGCCGGCCGCGGCGGCTCCAAGGGCGGCCCCCGGGCCCGCCTCTACCGCGCCGGCGACGCCCGCCTCCTGCACCCCGCACTGCTCCGCCCCGACCGTGAGGACAGTGTCCGATGA
- a CDS encoding molecular chaperone DnaJ has protein sequence MTATTRSASAHRARTFDEALATLGRPFPADAGEAARHYRRLARLLHPDTAPPGRADEAEAAFVRLAALWRRHTGDGPALTTARGVYPLGPVLAEGDLAVLRAAGPGTALKIPRRPADNDLMEREADALTRLHGVADARHRAYAPRLADSFRHRGPDGTERRVNALQRLHGFHTLAEVRALHPGGLDPRDAAWMWRRLLVALGWAHRAGVVHGAVLPEHVLIHPAQHGLVLVDWCYSTERGATVPALVERHRALYPPEVTGRRPATEATDIHLASRCVEQLMGDRAPRPLRAFLRGCTLPAEARRPHDAWRLLAELDDVLEGLYGPRTFRPFTMPGGDTRHT, from the coding sequence ATGACCGCCACGACGCGTTCCGCGTCCGCACATCGCGCCCGCACCTTCGACGAGGCCCTGGCCACCCTCGGCCGGCCCTTCCCGGCCGACGCCGGCGAGGCCGCCCGGCACTACCGCCGGCTCGCCCGGCTGCTCCACCCCGACACGGCCCCGCCCGGCCGCGCTGACGAGGCCGAGGCCGCCTTCGTCCGCCTCGCCGCCCTGTGGCGGCGGCACACCGGCGACGGCCCGGCCCTCACCACCGCCCGCGGCGTGTACCCGCTGGGGCCCGTCCTGGCCGAGGGCGACCTCGCGGTGCTGCGGGCCGCAGGGCCCGGCACCGCCTTGAAGATCCCCCGGCGGCCCGCCGACAACGACCTGATGGAGCGGGAGGCGGACGCCCTCACCCGGCTGCACGGCGTCGCCGACGCCCGGCACCGTGCCTACGCACCCCGCCTGGCCGACTCCTTCCGCCACCGCGGCCCTGACGGCACCGAACGCCGCGTCAACGCGCTCCAGCGACTGCACGGCTTCCACACCCTCGCCGAGGTCCGCGCCCTCCACCCCGGCGGCCTCGACCCTCGCGACGCCGCCTGGATGTGGCGCCGGCTGCTGGTCGCCCTCGGCTGGGCGCACCGGGCCGGCGTCGTCCACGGCGCCGTCCTGCCCGAGCACGTCCTCATCCACCCCGCACAGCACGGCCTCGTGCTGGTCGACTGGTGCTACTCCACCGAACGCGGCGCGACCGTCCCCGCCCTCGTCGAGCGGCACCGCGCCCTCTACCCACCCGAGGTCACCGGCCGGCGCCCCGCCACCGAGGCCACCGACATCCACCTCGCCTCGCGCTGCGTCGAGCAGCTGATGGGAGACCGCGCGCCGCGACCGCTGCGCGCCTTCCTCCGCGGCTGCACGCTCCCAGCCGAGGCCCGCCGCCCGCACGACGCGTGGCGGCTGCTCGCGGAGCTCGACGACGTCCTGGAAGGTCTCTACGGCCCGCGCACCTTCCGCCCGTTCACCATGCCGGGCGGCGACACCCGACACACCTGA